One window of the Chitinimonas sp. BJYL2 genome contains the following:
- a CDS encoding type II secretion system protein, with translation MVNRTATGKRGFTLIELLVVLAIMAALLTLVVPRYFRQTERANETVLRHNLLAMRDAIDKFYGDTGRYPASLEELRDRAYLREVPLDPITGKRDAWRLQPPATQAGVFDVRSSAEGEGADGTPYASW, from the coding sequence ATGGTCAACCGTACCGCAACTGGTAAGCGTGGCTTTACGCTGATCGAGCTCTTGGTGGTGCTGGCCATCATGGCTGCGCTGCTCACGCTGGTGGTACCGCGCTATTTCCGTCAGACCGAGCGCGCCAACGAAACCGTGTTGCGGCACAACCTGTTGGCGATGCGCGATGCCATCGACAAGTTCTACGGCGATACCGGCCGCTACCCCGCCAGCCTGGAAGAGCTGCGTGATCGGGCCTATCTGCGCGAGGTGCCGCTGGACCCCATTACCGGCAAGCGGGATGCCTGGCGCTTGCAGCCGCCCGCCACCCAGGCGGGGGTGTTCGATGTACGTAGCAGTGCGGAAGGAGAGGGTGCCGATGGCACGCCGTATGCGAGCTGGTAA
- a CDS encoding type II secretion system protein: MARRMRAGKCIGLASQRGYGYVFVMLTVLLMGIYLARTGEVWSTEQRRQREARLMQEGDEIRRAIESYLTNGPAGVRSYPPSLAALVEDGRGGVIRRHLRRAYADPMTGRDWGYVPAPAGGIMGVYSRSTATPLKRSGFDAVYYGFAEQTTYQGWVFAAWPIKRGLGR; the protein is encoded by the coding sequence ATGGCACGCCGTATGCGAGCTGGTAAGTGCATCGGTCTGGCGAGCCAGCGCGGATACGGCTATGTGTTCGTGATGCTGACAGTGCTACTGATGGGCATCTATCTGGCCCGCACCGGGGAGGTCTGGTCCACCGAGCAGCGCCGGCAGCGCGAGGCCAGGCTGATGCAGGAGGGCGATGAAATCCGTCGGGCCATCGAATCCTATCTGACCAATGGCCCGGCTGGCGTACGCAGCTATCCGCCATCGCTGGCCGCACTGGTCGAGGATGGCCGTGGCGGCGTGATCCGGCGGCACCTGCGGCGTGCCTATGCCGACCCGATGACAGGGCGCGACTGGGGCTACGTGCCGGCGCCAGCGGGCGGCATCATGGGGGTGTACAGCCGATCCACGGCCACCCCGCTGAAGCGATCGGGTTTTGATGCGGTGTATTACGGGTTTGCCGAGCAAACCACTTATCAGGGCTGGGTGTTTGCTGCCTGGCCGATCAAGCGGGGTCTGGGACGATAG